The Chlamydiota bacterium genomic interval ACATCTTTCTCAAGATCCTATCCTTTTTATCCATCGCTATCAAGAACCCCGCGATCAAGAAGTGGTGGCTTTATTAGCTTCCAGTTTGGCCTATGGCCGTGTCGAAAAAATTCTTGAATTTCTTGAACGTTTATTTCAAATCATGGGACCTTCCCCTTATCAATTTATTATAAAATTTGATCCCGAGAGAGATCGGAAGCTTTTTCATGATTTCACTTATCGATTCCATCGAGGTCGGCACATTGCTTGTTTCATTTATTTGATAAGCAAGATCCTTAATCAATATGGCTCACTGGAAAAATTTTTTCTGAAATTTTACTCTGAAGACTTTCCTCAGATGGAACAATCCATCTCTCAGTTTGTCCATGGGTTTTTAAATCAAGAGGTGTTTCCATTTTATCGCTCGGGTCGATTACCTAAAGATTCACCTGTGCGGTTTTTCCTTCCAAATCCAAAAGATGGAAGCACTTGTAAACGTTTATGTTTATTTTTGAGATGGATGGTGAGAGGGCCTGATTCAGTTGATTTAGGAGTTTGGAAGAAGGTTCGTTCCAAAGATTTAATCATCCCCCTCGATACTCATGTCGCTCGTATCAGCAGATATCTAGGGTTAACTTCTTCTTTAACTTATTCTTGGAAAACAAGTTGTGAGATCACTGAAAGTCTTAAATTATTAGATTCTAGTGATCCTGTCAAATATGATTTTGCCCTTTGCCATTTGGGTATATCTGGGGATTGTCCTAGTCGTCAAGATATTCTCAAATGTAAACCCTGCTCGCTTCGCCCTGTGTGTAGGTGCTGGAATGAATGTTTCAGTTTGGAGCAGTTATCTTGTTGAGATAGGTAAAGTAAGCTCGAAAAATAATGGTATGGATTTTGCTGTATAAGGCTATAGAATTTAGAATACTCGATGTTGGTTATGAATCTCGACCTTGATCGCGTAGGGCGAGGGAAAAAAGAACCCGGTAGAATCCTTAATCTTTTCCTGAGAACGAGGAAGGAAGCGACCTACCGGGGTTCTTTTTGTCACCCAGGCAGTATTTTTTTCCTATCTGGCGATAATTTTTAAATTGTATTTTAGTGCGCTATCAATAAAATCAAAGATCAAAAATCAAGAATCAAAATTACAAATCAAAAATAAAAATGTAAAAGCAAAAAATTAGAAAAAAGTAAATGAACTATCCAGAAAAATATCTTGAAGGAATTAAATGTTTTAATGAGAGGCAATATTTTGAATGCCATGAATGCCTGGAAAGTCTTTGGCTAGAAGTGGGAGGTATTCAGGAAATTTTTTATCAAGCCTTGATTCAGGCTGCAGTCGCTATTTACCATTTGGAAAGAGGTAATTTTTGGGGAGCTCAGTCTCTTTATCAGGAAAGCCTTAAAAAATTTTCAAAAGTACCCGATCTTTATATGGGGCTTCAGGTGAGAGAATTTGAGCAAGATTTTAAGAAATTTTTTACGCCTTATCTTGCCTTAAAAAAAGGAGATTTTATTGAGATAAGTCCTGCCTCTTTCCCTAAGATTATTTTAGTCATAGGTTAGCCCATC includes:
- a CDS encoding TIGR02757 family protein, whose protein sequence is MNSPLELKKYLDPFLKKFNYSKHLSQDPILFIHRYQEPRDQEVVALLASSLAYGRVEKILEFLERLFQIMGPSPYQFIIKFDPERDRKLFHDFTYRFHRGRHIACFIYLISKILNQYGSLEKFFLKFYSEDFPQMEQSISQFVHGFLNQEVFPFYRSGRLPKDSPVRFFLPNPKDGSTCKRLCLFLRWMVRGPDSVDLGVWKKVRSKDLIIPLDTHVARISRYLGLTSSLTYSWKTSCEITESLKLLDSSDPVKYDFALCHLGISGDCPSRQDILKCKPCSLRPVCRCWNECFSLEQLSC
- a CDS encoding DUF309 domain-containing protein, with translation MNYPEKYLEGIKCFNERQYFECHECLESLWLEVGGIQEIFYQALIQAAVAIYHLERGNFWGAQSLYQESLKKFSKVPDLYMGLQVREFEQDFKKFFTPYLALKKGDFIEISPASFPKIILVIG